aagtgatattagtgtgtgtgtgtgtgtgtgtgtgtgtgtgtgtgtgtgtgttgttgttgtttttgtctttcaggtgtgatgtgtgggtgaAGAATCTCGGAAGAGACGACTTTCTGATTGAAGAAACCAGGCCAACGTATGATCAGCTGTACAACAACTTTCGACTGTGCGGTGAGCATTTTGAGGACGCCCAGTTCACGACAGCGGAGAGGAAACGCCTGGTGTGGAACGCGGTGCCCACACTGTTCCGCCTGCCCCATCGCCCATGTCCAGGGACTGGTAGACGCCCATCGCCCCAAGACAGATCCGAACCCCTTGCCAAGAAAACTAAATCACCTGAAGGTATATAGGCTGATTTATCAGGTTTTAAGAGCCCGAAACAGTTTACATTCTGACATTATACATTAATTTTTGATTTGAGATGATAAAGAATTTGATACCTTATTATTACCTTGTGTggatagtctctgtgtgtgtgtgtgtgtgtgagagagag
Above is a window of Babylonia areolata isolate BAREFJ2019XMU chromosome 28, ASM4173473v1, whole genome shotgun sequence DNA encoding:
- the LOC143301901 gene encoding uncharacterized protein LOC143301901 isoform X2, which codes for MGSTCCLSGCDVWVKNLGRDDFLIEETRPTYDQLYNNFRLCGEHFEDAQFTTAERKRLVWNAVPTLFRLPHRPCPGTGRRPSPQDRSEPLAKKTKSPEDKTEQPSHQEASPSLQQLPSTQEEELERGAKRWQNKAGHSRTEIVWKAK
- the LOC143301901 gene encoding uncharacterized protein LOC143301901 isoform X1 codes for the protein MKRGARLLGERPDAPNGQLFGMGSTCCLSGCDVWVKNLGRDDFLIEETRPTYDQLYNNFRLCGEHFEDAQFTTAERKRLVWNAVPTLFRLPHRPCPGTGRRPSPQDRSEPLAKKTKSPEDKTEQPSHQEASPSLQQLPSTQEEELERGAKRWQNKAGHSRTEIVWKAK